In Bacteroidales bacterium, a genomic segment contains:
- a CDS encoding ABC transporter permease, giving the protein MKTILYIIQKEFLQIFRDRMMLPMLFIIPIFQLLILAHTATFEIKYIEMGLIDLDQTVASRALVQKFESSTFFRITARSFSLDKLSEEMQNGRIEQILYIPSNFNKQLEKKESVKIQLITDAVDGAAAGIMNTYALSIIKDFNQDLLMESKTLPLNIKSIETRSSYWYNPDLDYKTFMIPGILVLLVSIIGLFLSSLNIVKEKEIGTIEQLNVTPIKKHHFVIGKLAPIWIIAMFDLFFGLVLAKFVFQIPIVGSVGLIIAVASIYLVLVLGIGLFISTLADTQQQAMLIAWFFIMIFILLSGLFTAVENMPDWAQAINILNPIAYFIDFMRMVMLKGAHLFDVAYHIISITIYAILSISLATWRYKKVV; this is encoded by the coding sequence ATGAAGACGATACTATACATTATACAAAAAGAATTTCTGCAGATTTTCCGCGATAGGATGATGCTGCCTATGCTCTTTATTATTCCTATTTTTCAGTTGCTCATTTTAGCACATACAGCTACTTTCGAAATTAAGTATATCGAAATGGGTCTTATCGATCTTGATCAGACTGTTGCTTCTAGAGCTTTAGTTCAGAAATTTGAATCCTCTACATTTTTTAGAATTACTGCTCGTAGTTTTTCACTTGATAAACTCTCGGAAGAAATGCAAAATGGTCGTATTGAACAAATTTTGTATATCCCTTCCAATTTCAATAAACAACTCGAAAAGAAAGAAAGCGTTAAAATTCAGTTGATAACAGATGCTGTTGATGGAGCTGCTGCCGGAATTATGAATACTTATGCTTTAAGCATTATTAAAGATTTTAATCAAGATCTTTTGATGGAATCCAAGACTTTACCGTTAAATATTAAATCTATCGAAACGCGATCAAGCTATTGGTATAATCCTGATTTGGATTATAAAACTTTTATGATTCCGGGTATTCTTGTTCTTTTGGTGAGTATTATCGGTTTGTTTTTATCCAGTTTAAACATTGTAAAAGAAAAGGAAATAGGAACCATAGAGCAGCTTAACGTTACACCCATCAAAAAACATCATTTTGTAATCGGTAAATTGGCTCCCATTTGGATTATTGCTATGTTCGATTTATTTTTCGGACTTGTTTTGGCTAAATTCGTTTTTCAAATTCCTATCGTTGGAAGTGTTGGGCTAATCATTGCTGTGGCAAGTATTTACCTTGTCTTGGTTCTCGGAATAGGTTTGTTCATAAGTACTTTAGCCGATACTCAGCAACAGGCGATGTTGATTGCCTGGTTTTTTATTATGATTTTTATCCTGCTCAGTGGTTTATTTACAGCCGTAGAGAATATGCCCGATTGGGCACAGGCCATCAATATTCTTAATCCCATTGCTTATTTTATCGATTTTATGCGGATGGTTATGCTTAAAGGAGCGCATCTGTTTGATGTTGCGTATCATATTATTAGTATTACTATCTATGCTATTCTTTCTATTAGTTTAGCCACTTGGCGATATAAAAAAGTGGTATAA
- a CDS encoding ABC transporter permease, with amino-acid sequence MKNFLIKEFLQIFRDTRSLIILFGIPIVQVLLFGFALKNEIRDIPIAILDQSKDVYSRQLIHKITSSDYFVLQEDLQNEKAIEDAFRKGKIKQLIVIENDFSLKLEKENRAVVQLILDASNPNTASIIESYTMAILNSFEREINPSLVGVPMIIPETQMRYNPELRSVFMFVPGVISIILMLVSSMMTSISIAREKELGTMEVLLVSPVKPIQIILGKVLPYVLLSFISAIIILIMAFTAFQMPIVGNLALLLAESLLFIVMALSLGIFISTVASTQQTAMMLSMFALLLPSLLLSGFIFPIKNMPDILQYLSHIIPPKWFVIIIKNIMIKGNGIENIWKETLIILGFTVFFIALSVKKFKTRLE; translated from the coding sequence ATGAAGAATTTTTTAATCAAAGAGTTTTTACAGATTTTTCGCGATACTCGTTCGTTGATTATCCTTTTTGGAATTCCCATTGTACAAGTTTTGCTCTTTGGTTTCGCTTTAAAAAATGAGATCCGAGATATTCCCATCGCCATCCTCGATCAATCAAAAGATGTGTATAGTCGGCAATTAATACATAAAATCACATCATCTGATTATTTTGTTTTGCAAGAAGATTTACAAAACGAGAAAGCCATTGAAGATGCGTTTCGGAAAGGAAAAATAAAGCAACTTATCGTCATTGAAAATGATTTTTCTCTTAAACTCGAAAAAGAGAATCGGGCAGTTGTTCAATTGATTTTAGACGCTTCTAACCCCAATACAGCCAGTATAATAGAAAGTTATACGATGGCTATTTTGAATAGCTTTGAGCGTGAAATAAACCCTTCACTTGTCGGGGTTCCGATGATTATTCCGGAAACCCAAATGCGTTATAATCCGGAATTGCGTAGTGTTTTTATGTTTGTTCCCGGCGTAATTAGCATTATTTTAATGCTTGTTTCTTCTATGATGACTTCCATTTCTATTGCTCGTGAAAAAGAGCTTGGAACAATGGAAGTTTTATTGGTTTCGCCGGTAAAACCAATCCAAATAATTTTGGGAAAAGTGCTGCCTTATGTTTTACTTTCATTTATCAGTGCAATAATTATTCTCATTATGGCTTTTACTGCGTTTCAAATGCCAATTGTTGGAAATCTGGCTTTGCTTTTGGCAGAAAGTCTTTTATTTATCGTAATGGCACTATCACTTGGTATTTTTATTTCTACCGTTGCCAGCACGCAACAAACAGCTATGATGCTCTCTATGTTTGCTTTATTACTCCCCTCACTCCTATTATCTGGATTTATTTTTCCCATTAAGAATATGCCTGATATTTTGCAGTATCTGAGTCATATAATACCTCCAAAATGGTTTGTAATCATCATTAAAAATATAATGATTAAGGGAAATGGAATAGAAAATATTTGGAAAGAAACACTTATTATTTTAGGCTTTACAGTCTTTTTTATTGCCTTGAGTGTGAAAAAGTTTAAAACAAGATTGGAATAA
- a CDS encoding ABC transporter ATP-binding protein produces MAENKEYTKAVIVKNLVKKFGSFVANDHLSFEVEKGEIFGFLGANGAGKTTAIKILCGLSHPSSGEVNVAGFDIYKQRDLIKRNIGYMSQKFSLYDDLSIEENIRFYGGIYGLSRKKIKEKTEEYIEKLGLEMYLKSKVKELPLGFKQKLAFSVAIVHDPSIVFLDEPTGGVDPITRRQFWELIYKEASEGKTIFVTTHYMDEAEYCDRVSIMVNGKIEALDKPKKLKKYYGAKTMEEVFIQLARG; encoded by the coding sequence ATGGCGGAAAATAAAGAATATACAAAGGCAGTAATCGTAAAAAATCTTGTCAAAAAGTTTGGCAGTTTTGTGGCTAACGATCATCTTTCTTTTGAAGTGGAAAAAGGAGAAATCTTTGGTTTTTTAGGTGCCAACGGAGCAGGTAAGACAACGGCAATAAAGATTTTGTGTGGACTTTCACACCCAAGTTCGGGCGAAGTAAATGTAGCAGGATTTGATATTTATAAACAGCGTGATTTGATTAAGAGAAATATCGGCTATATGAGTCAGAAGTTTTCGCTTTATGATGATTTAAGCATAGAGGAGAATATCCGATTTTATGGCGGTATTTATGGCCTTTCACGAAAAAAAATAAAAGAAAAAACAGAAGAGTATATTGAGAAACTGGGTTTAGAAATGTATTTGAAATCCAAAGTGAAAGAGCTTCCGCTTGGTTTTAAGCAAAAACTGGCTTTTTCTGTGGCTATTGTCCACGATCCTTCCATAGTGTTTCTGGATGAGCCAACGGGTGGTGTCGACCCAATTACCAGACGACAGTTTTGGGAGTTGATTTATAAAGAAGCCTCAGAAGGAAAAACCATTTTTGTAACCACGCATTATATGGATGAGGCAGAATATTGCGATCGGGTTTCGATTATGGTCAACGGTAAAATTGAAGCACTCGATAAACCGAAAAAATTAAAAAAATACTATGGTGCTAAGACTATGGAAGAGGTATTTATTCAATTAGCGAGGGGATAA